From the Lathyrus oleraceus cultivar Zhongwan6 chromosome 4, CAAS_Psat_ZW6_1.0, whole genome shotgun sequence genome, one window contains:
- the LOC127074395 gene encoding solanesyl diphosphate synthase 3, chloroplastic/mitochondrial has protein sequence MVELCHRHNITLHYYYYRILNSIASIAFVSKQLLLLFLLLSFHYPILLSIPRFHRRLKSLRLSLFLSLLNTMLFSRFSRNLRAAFNGCRCYLSIRDHNHRFLLSHSHRDSTQQVMRGLIFSKGLPALYSSRYQIHHQSSSLIEDELDPFSLVADELSHIGNKLREMVVAEVPKLASAAEYFFKMGVEGKRFRPTVLLLMSTALNLPIPLVPPPMELGGATRNDLRSRQQRIAEITEMIHVASLLHDDVLDDADTRRGIGSLNFVMGNKLAVLAGDFLLSRACVTLASLKNTEVVSLLAKVVEHLVTGETMQMTSTSDQRCSMEYYMEKTYYKTASLISNSCKAIAILAGQTTEVAVLAFEYGKNLGLAFQLIDDVLDFTGTSASLGKGSLSDIQHGIVTAPILFAMEEFPQLRTIVEEGFENTENVNIALDYLGKSRGIQKTKELAVKHATLAAEAIDSLPESDDEDVRKSRKALVELTQIVITRTK, from the exons ATGGTTGAGCTTTGCCATCGTCACAACATTACATTACATTATTATTACTACCGCATTCTTAACTCTATTGCCAGTATCGCTTTCGTATCAAAGCAACTCCTTCTTCTCTTTCTGCTTCTCTCCTTTCACTACCCCATACTCCTCTCTATTCCACGTTTCCATCGCCGCCTCAAAAGTCTTCgtctctctctctttctctctctccTAAATACGATGCTATTTTCTCGATTTTCTAGAAACCTCAGAGCTGCCTTCAATGGATGTCGCTGCTATCTCTCTATTCGAGACCACAACCACCGCTTTCTTCTCTCTCACTCGCATAGAGACTCTACTCAACAG GTTATGAGAGGTTTAATTTTTTCAAAGGGCTTGCCAGCGTTGTATAGTAGTAGATATCAAATTCATCATCAAAGCAGCTCTCTAATTGAG GATGAACTTGATCCATTTTCACTGGTAGCTGATGAATTATCACATATTGGTAACAAGCTGCGAGAAATGGTAGTAGCTGAG GTTCCTAAGCTTGCCTCTGCTGCTGAGTACTTCTTCAAAATGGGTGTGGAAGGAAAAAGATTTCGTCCCACA GTTTTGTTGTTAATGTCAACGGCACTAAATCTACCAATTCCCCTAGTACCTCCTCCAATGGAACTTGGAGGTGCTACAAGAAATGACCTACGTTCAAGACAACAGCGCATAGCTGAAATAACAGAGATGATACAT GTGGCAAGCCTTCTTCATGATGATGTATTGGATGATGCAGATACTAGACGTGGTATTGGTTCATTAAATTTTGTAATGGGAAATAAG TTGGCAGTATTGGCTGGAGATTTTTTGCTTTCCCGGGCTTGTGTCACTCTGGCCTCTTTAAAGAACACAGAG GTTGTATCTTTGTTGGCAAAAGTTGTAGAACATCTTGTAACGGGGGAGACCATGCAAATGACTTCAACATCTGATCAACGGTGTAG CATGGAATATTATATGGAAAAGACTTACTACAAGACTGCATCATTAATATCAAACAGTTGCAAGGCAATAGCCATCCTTGCCGGGCAAACAACTGAAGTTGCAGTGCTTGCTTTTGAGTATGGAAAAAATCTG GGTCTGGCATTTCAATTGATAGATGATGTGCTTGATTTCACAGGGACATCAGCTTCCCTCGGAAAAGGCTCTTTATCAGACATTCAACAT GGAATTGTTACAGCTCCAATATTGTTTGCGATGGAGGAATTCCCCCAATTGCGTACAATTGTAGAGGAGGGCTTTGAAAACACCGAGAACGTTAATATT GCTCTGGATTATCTTGGGAAGAGCCGAGGAATACAGAAGACGAAGGAGCTAGCCGTGAAGCATGCTACCCTTGCAGCAGAAGCAATTGATTCCTTACCTGAGAGTGACGATGAAGATGTAAGAAAATCAAGGAAAGCCCTTGTAGAACTTACTCAAATAGTCATTACAAGAACAAAATGA
- the LOC127074396 gene encoding cytochrome P450 81E8: protein MHYTILAIVSLITLKFLLITTKRLKNLPPGPLSIPIIGNIYQLKHPLHRTLHNLSQVYGQVFSLRFGSRLVVVVSSPSVVHECFTKNDTVLANRPPLLAGKHLGYNYTAVTVAPYGDHWRNVRRIISLEILSTHRLNSFLGIRKDEIKKLVQNLAHDSGDSFAKVELKSKFSEMTFNMIMRMISGKRYYGEDCDVSDEEEAKRFREVITEFISVGGSSNPSEFVWIFRLFDFGSYEKRLKRIARRFDGFLQGLVDEHRRKKKNGNTMIDHLLKLQESQPEYYTDQIIKGIVLVMILGGTETSATTLEWAMSALLNHPEVLKKAKDEIDTNIGHDRLVEESDIPKLPYLQNIIHETFRLHPAFALLAPHFSSKDCTIGGYNVPKGTILLVNAWAIHRDSQLWSDPTEFKPERFEKEGEAEKLIPFGLGRRACPGANLGQRTVSLTLALCIQCFDWKRISEKEIDMTEGKGATTPKLVPLEAMCKARLNVINKVFLEADENMSME from the exons ATGCATTACACCATCCTTGCTATTGTTTCCCTTATAACACTCAAATTTCTATTAATCACAACAAAAAGACTCAAAAACCTTCCACCAGGTCCACTCAGTATTCCCATAATTGGCAACATTTACCAACTCAAACACCCACTTCACCGCACTCTCCACAATCTCTCACAAGTATACGGCCAAGTTTTTTCCCTACGCTTCGGTTCTCGTTTAGTCGTAGTTGTTTCATCACCTTCAGTTGTACACGAATGTTTCACAAAAAACGACACCGTTTTAGCAAACCGTCCGCCTCTTCTCGCCGGCAAACACTTAGGCTACAACTACACCGCCGTTACGGTAGCACCTTACGGCGACCACTGGCGTAACGTCCGCCGTATAATCTCCCTCGAGATACTCTCGACTCACCGTTTGAATTCCTTTTTAGGAATCAGGAAAGATGAAATCAAGAAACTCGTGCAAAACCTGGCTCATGATTCTGGAGATAGTTTTGCAAAAGTGGAATTGAAGTCGAAGTTTTCGGAGATGACTTTTAACATGATAATGAGAATGATATCTGGAAAAAGGTATTATGGAGAGGATTGTGATGTAAGCGATGAGGAAGAAGCGAAGAGATTTAGGGAGGTGATTACGGAGTTTATTTCGGTGGGAGGATCGAGTAATCCTAGTGAATTTGTTTGGATTTTTAGGTTGTTTGATTTTGGTAGTTATGAGAAGAGGTTGAAGAGGATTGCTAGAAGATTTGATGGGTTCTTGCAAGGACTAGTTGATGAACATCGAAGAAAAAAGAAGAATGGGAATACCATGATTGATCATCTCTTGAAATTGCAAGAATCACAGCCAGAGTATTATACTGATCAAATCATCAAAGGAATTGTTCTG GTTATGATCCTTGGAGGAACAGAAACATCAGCTACAACATTAGAATGGGCAATGTCTGCATTACTAAATCATCCAGAAGTGTTGAAGAAGGCTAAAGATGAAATAGATACCAACATAGGACACGATCGCTTAGTCGAAGAGTCAGACATTCCAAAACTCCCTTACCTTCAAAACATAATCCATGAGACGTTTCGGTTGCATCCCGCATTTGCATTATTGGCACCCCATTTTTCTTCAAAAGATTGCACAATAGGAGGTTACAATGTTCCTAAGGGAACTATTTTGTTGGTTAATGCCTGGGCAATTCATAGAGATTCTCAACTATGGAGTGATCCAACAGAGTTCAAGCCAGAGAGGTTTGAGAAAGAAGGGGAAGCTGAAAAGTTGATACCATTTGGATTGGGAAGAAGGGCTTGTCCTGGAGCAAACTTGGGGCAGCGTACAGTAAGTTTAACGTTGGCTTTATGTATTCAATGTTTTGATTGGAAAAGAATAAGTGAGAAAGAAATTGATATGACTGAAGGAAAAGGGGCCACTACACCAAAGCTAGTTCCCTTAGAAGCCATGTGTAAAGCTCGTTTAAATGTCATCAACAAGGTTTTTCTTGAAGCAGATGAAAACATGTCAATGGAGTAA